Genomic segment of Saccharomyces cerevisiae S288C chromosome XV, complete sequence:
TATCTTTCATTGTGATGAGCATCGGTATGATAAtaaggaaagaagaaaaattttttcccGCTCGCACTTTCCGTAAGAGGTGATAAAAAACAGACCTAATACTGTAGTAATCTTAACTGCATTTAGCCCTacatttattatttatgaCCTTACTCTTCATATGTAGGTTAAAAAATTCGTATAAAGACACATTTGACTTTTtgtcacttttttttacttctcGTTATTGGTTCTAGCTGATCCTTGACTTACTATGGAGGGATGCATATTAAAGTTGACAGTAGATTTGCGTCAAGAAGTATTAAAACAAAAGGCACATACAGATTATCAGGTGGTGGGAGGTTTATAAAATTCATGCTAATCACACGTTTACGGGTCCCTACAATAAAGCGGCCACTGCTTCCAATTACAAGTCATCTCGTAAGACACTGTATTCGAACTTACGTCGCAACTAATCATGGAAATGTCAGACCTTTTATAACACCTTACAAGAGTTCGTTACCTGTTAGATGTTTGATCGCCCAAAGGCACATCCGAACATTTCCAAGCAATGACAAGTTCACTACCAAGGCTTCCAATATTGAGACTATTTTGctgagaaaaaataatgagcGAGAGTTCAAGCAATCGCTTCTAGCAGATgcaaagaattttcaagaaaggTTCAAAATCAATCTAAAGTGGATTCTTATTAAAAACAACAGGCCGTTCTCTCTGAATGAAATAAGTATTATAGCGTCTTGGCTGATATTGTCACAAATTCTATGGCTCATTCTGAGCACCACCACTTTCATTTCGTTCTATCTATTCGTCATTAACTCTGTTTTCAGTCAGGAATACATCCATGAGAAGAAAATCTATGAAAGGCTTCTAAAATGGTTGTTGAAAGATCATAAGTGCTCCAATCAAGATTTGGAAATCACATTTTCTCCGGAAGATAAAGCATCAATGCTTGTGCTCTCTCCAGACTGGGAGTCAAATTCAATACTTATAAAAAGGCTAAATGTCAGGGATGAGATTTTGGACTTAGACTTAAAATTTCACCACATTAACCTGAATGTTTCCCTAAAAAATTGGTTACTTGGCAGGGGACTAATTACAAATGTTTCAATATACGGTATTAGAGGATGTTTGAACTTATccaatttcatcaatttaGTAAACTCTTTTCAAGGAGATCAAAAGACggagaattttttgaaaactttaaatAACGTTGAAATTACTGACTCagaaattcttttgaaacaaTCTCTGAGTGCCCAGGAAACTCCGAGTCtaaaattttccatttaCAATCTATCTTTACCACGACTAAGACTGAACCATTTTATTTCTGATATTCTGAGTGCCAAAACATTTTCTGGTTCAATTAATAATTCTCTTTTCAACTTATTTAAGAGGCAACAAAAGTTAACAGcagttattgaaaataataacaaaaataGGATGGCAAGCTCGAAGTTTGATTTCACGGACAACAATCAGGAAAATTACCGCACAGTGACTCATCAGGATGATCCGAATTATGTAACGACGTTAAGATTGAACTTTATCAACATTAATGATTTAAAATTTAATGGCGATGGTAAGTTCAACTGGTTGAAAGACGGCCAAGTTGAAATACTTGCTGACATAATGCTAACAAATTCTACTTCTCATCTATCATCGGAGTCGAAATATGCAGTGGTGGATTTGAAGGTAACTTGTAGGGACTTGAAGACAACTTTCCCTCAGGAACCTCCAGTATTATCGACAGGTGACAGTATTGTTTCATTGGATGAATTGAAACCTATAATAACATTTATTAACTCATATGAAGGGATGGCTAATCCTATATTGAAAGATTTCTCGGAAAACGAGAGATTGACCAATTCCATAATCTGGAACTCGCCAAATGTATCGATTAATAGGCAAAGGAAATCTTATCCTTTAACTACAAAAGTCACTTCCAATTCCACGAAGGAAATCATCAAGTTTCATAATCAACCAAATACTAATGCAAACGAAATTGTTTTACGCTGTAAGATGGTCAAAAACTTGTCAGATTTACAGCTTATTAACATTAATCAAATACTAGACCAAATTACCATGGAGCTATATGTTGATTTAACCAAAATAGTAGAAGATTGGGAgtttaaaaacaaaaatgattgGATGAAACAATGGGGTACTACCTTTGCATCCCAATTATTGTTGTTTGGGTTTGGTGCCATGGTTTGACTATTGCTTATATAATATCAAACTGAACTTCCTTGCATTTCATTTATCAAgtaaattgaagaaaaaataagaaaaaaaagccaaaCTAAAAATACCTCCTTCGGAACATGCATAAAATATAATGTGTATATACCAAGTACTTTAAATTATATATTCAAACTTTCTCATgacttattttttttgtcgtCATCAACTTTAGTGCCCGTTATTTTATCGATTTTTACGACGGGCATAAATGAAGCCTCCTCCACGTTTATTGCCTTATTTAACTTGGCACCAATTCCCAGTCCATCAGGATGTATCTGTGAAACATTTGAAACGTCCTTGTTTCGACTCTGTGTCTTGTCGCCTTTAGAATCTTGCTCGGAGTCACTTTCCCACCCCATACCCCGAAGTAAAGCATCTCCAAATTCCTCGACAGGTACCtcattatattctttttcggTGACATATTCC
This window contains:
- the MDM32 gene encoding Mdm32p (Mitochondrial inner membrane protein with similarity to Mdm31p; required for normal mitochondrial morphology and inheritance; interacts genetically with MMM1, MDM10, MDM12, and MDM34; variation between SK1 and S288C at residues 182 and 262 impacts invasive growth and mitochondrial network structure), which encodes MLITRLRVPTIKRPLLPITSHLVRHCIRTYVATNHGNVRPFITPYKSSLPVRCLIAQRHIRTFPSNDKFTTKASNIETILLRKNNEREFKQSLLADAKNFQERFKINLKWILIKNNRPFSLNEISIIASWLILSQILWLILSTTTFISFYLFVINSVFSQEYIHEKKIYERLLKWLLKDHKCSNQDLEITFSPEDKASMLVLSPDWESNSILIKRLNVRDEILDLDLKFHHINLNVSLKNWLLGRGLITNVSIYGIRGCLNLSNFINLVNSFQGDQKTENFLKTLNNVEITDSEILLKQSLSAQETPSLKFSIYNLSLPRLRLNHFISDILSAKTFSGSINNSLFNLFKRQQKLTAVIENNNKNRMASSKFDFTDNNQENYRTVTHQDDPNYVTTLRLNFININDLKFNGDGKFNWLKDGQVEILADIMLTNSTSHLSSESKYAVVDLKVTCRDLKTTFPQEPPVLSTGDSIVSLDELKPIITFINSYEGMANPILKDFSENERLTNSIIWNSPNVSINRQRKSYPLTTKVTSNSTKEIIKFHNQPNTNANEIVLRCKMVKNLSDLQLININQILDQITMELYVDLTKIVEDWEFKNKNDWMKQWGTTFASQLLLFGFGAMV
- the SPP2 gene encoding spliceosome ATPase-activating subunit SPP2 (Essential protein that promotes the first step of splicing; required for the final stages of spliceosome maturation and activation; interacts with Prp2p, which may release Spp2p from the spliceosome following the first cleavage reaction; stimulates Prp2p ATPase activity) — encoded protein: MSKFSLKLGSKTLKKNISKKTKKKNSLQKANLFDWDDAETASLSHKPQSKIKIQSIDKFDLDEESSSKKKLVIKLSENADTKKNDAPLVEYVTEKEYNEVPVEEFGDALLRGMGWESDSEQDSKGDKTQSRNKDVSNVSQIHPDGLGIGAKLNKAINVEEASFMPVVKIDKITGTKVDDDKKNKS